A stretch of DNA from Tribolium castaneum strain GA2 chromosome 7, icTriCast1.1, whole genome shotgun sequence:
TGGTAATGGCAGGGGTGGTAGTGGCAGGGGCGGCAACGGCGAGGGCGGCAGCGGTGGCACCAGCAGCGGCGGCACCAGCAGCGGCGGCACCAGCAGCGGCGGCACCAGCATCGGTGGCACCAGCAGGGGTGGCACCAGCAAGGGTGGCACCGGCAAGGGTGGCACCGGCAGGGGTGGCACCAGCAAGGGTGGCACCGACAGGGGCGAAAAGAGCGAGAAAGAGAGGACTAGGAGAATACACTTTTGTCTTCAATTTTAccagtttaaaattttcaaattatcaaaTAAATTGCTTGTTGTAGTAGACGAAAATACTTTAAGAAGAAGTTCGGCAACAGGGGCGGACGAGGAAACAGAGGTGGCAGTGGTGGAGGAAACATGGGTGCTGGAATACACTACTACGGAAATGCAaccattaattattattattattatggtttataatataatctttaaataaatgtttaaattaacaggttgtttttttttttagtacaaataaaaattcagttttgcTTTCCTTGCATTTATTccatttcaaaacaaaatgtgCGATTTCAATTTTCCCAAAACTGGCGACGCAGCTTATCAACATAAAGTACGAGGGCCACTAGAAAAGTAATCCACCTAACCGTGAAAGAAACTATTGAAACGCACAAGCATTATTTTATCAAGTAGCGGCATCTTTATTTACCGAACCTCCAAAATGTCGCTAATTCTGATAATTACttctcaattttaaaaattatttgtgagggaaaataagcaaaaattgtGCATATTGAAAATTTCGAAAAGTGTTTTACGCTGTTACCATAAACAGAATCAAAGCTGTCTGCTCATAAAAGGTTTCCACCCTCTGAAAAgtaataatgtaataattaaCTGGATGCGAAATGGGACAAATTTTACATgatgtaaaattaaattatcaaaaaatctaaatcgTTTGATTCATAGCTAAGTAGGTTATTTTTCTAGTGTACCTCATATTATATAATTGTGTGCCTGATCAGcgcatattttaataattatttatttatatattaatatttatttatttattgttttaatagctatagcaataatttattccaaaatggatttggaaataataattgatCAAAAATGTGGTTCTTAGTTTCAAGTCGTAAGTGGACCAACGCTTTTTACGGTGCAGGCCCCCTGTAGTTCCGTGCATTCAAAAGTGATAAGAATGCGATTATTGTTGTTCTTAATGATATGAATTCGTAGAATTGTAAGGGATGCTTGGGAGGTCCGAATGGTTGGTGTATGTGAGGGCTTTTAGGGCGAGTGTGAAAGATGGGAAACATGTGTTAAAGATGAATGCCGAATGTCtggatttttagaaaataagttaGTCTGTAACTGGCTTTTGTAGAgtaaagtgaaattaaaaggTCCTGTTGAGAAAATCGTCGTTTAATTATCCTATAATCCTgacgtaataaattataaactataacAATTTATCAGAAGTGggattgtgaaaaaaaaattattcgtggAGACTTAGTTTGGTTTTATTAGTGTTAGTTTGTTAGTGGTCAaagaaataaaggaaaatgACGGACGATAAGAATAAAGAAAGCCCGAAGGAAATCATTCCTCAATCAGGACAGGAATTTTTGAACTTAGagacaattttacaattagtGAAGGCAGCGGTGAGCGAAGTGTTACAGGCTCAAACAGGGAcagtggcggcggcggcggcggttgACCAGGAGGTAGCAGGGTCGCCAGACATACAGGAGTTGTCCAGAGATAAAGAGGCGTCGGGGACGCTGGGGTCGTCTGGAAACGGGGTGGTGTCGGAGACAAGTGGCCTGCAGAACAGTCTTCCGTTGGGCCGGGTGGAGGCGCCTGGGACGTCGAGAAACATGGGGTATTGCGTAATGCCCGATTTAACGAAAAGTTTACGCGTATTCAATGGAAAAGGAGGTGCATCAGACGCATTACAGTGGTTACAGGACATCAAAACCATGGCGGGACGTCAATTTTGGGGTG
This window harbors:
- the LOC135266770 gene encoding keratin, type I cytoskeletal 9-like, which codes for MELELLGDGSSGSGNGRGGSGRGGNGEGGSGGTSSGGTSSGGTSSGGTSIGGTSRGGTSKGGTGKGGTGRGGTSKGGTDRGEKSEKERTRRIHFCLQFYQFKIFKLSNKLLVVVDENTLRRSSATGADEETEVAVVEETWVLEYTTTEMQPLIIIIIMVYNIIFK